Proteins from a single region of Dictyostelium discoideum AX4 chromosome 5 chromosome, whole genome shotgun sequence:
- the myoB gene encoding class I myosin, giving the protein MSKKVQAKQGTDDLVMLPKVSEDEICENLKKRYMNDFIYTNIGPVLISVNPFRNLNNSGPDFIEAYRGKHAQEVPPHVYQLAESAYRAMKNDQENQCVIISGESGAGKTEAAKLIMGYVSAISGSTEKVEYVKHVILESNPLLEAFGNAKTLRNNNSSRFGKYFEIQFDKAGDPVGGKIYNYLLEKSRVVYQNPGERNFHIFYQLLAGASAQEKRDYVLSSPESYYYLNQSQCYTVDGINDVSDYAEVRQAMDTIGLTAQEQSDIIRIVACVLHIGNIYFIEDDKGNAAIYDPNALELAASMLCIDSATLQNAILFRVINTGGAGGAGNRRSTYNVPQNVEQANGTRDALARTIYDRMFSWLVERVNQSLSYYKSPYQNVIGILDIFGFEIFEKNGFEQFCINFVNEKLQQFFIELTLKAEQEEYVREGIKWEPIKYFNNQIVCDLIEGKSPPGIFSLLDDICSTLHAQSTGTDQKFLEKMAGIYDGHLHWRGMTGAFAIKHYAGEVTYEAEGFSDKNKDTLFFDLIEAIQCSKMPFLASLFNEDTGSLQKKRPTTAGFKIKTSAGELMKALSQCTPHYIRCIKPNETKKAKDWENSRVKHQVQYLGLLENVRVRRAGFAYRNTFDKVLKRYKKLSSKTWGIWGEWKGDAIEGCKTIFQDMNLEAGQWQLGKTKVFIRHPETVFLLEEALDKKDFDCTAKIQKAFRNWKAKKHSLEQRAQIAHMFKDKKERQRNSIDRKFTSDYIDFENQFGLQEAMQNAHKKERVVFADTVIKIDRRAKQKNYEMVLTDQALYFVEKSIKKKVLVHTLIRRVGLREIKGVSISTLSDNVIVFHLPEHDQVIENDKKTEIIIVLVEYFKAIGGGSLNVQFSDRINYTLKKGEQKEISFQKSEQCPTLVVKKGGKGLIGTIASGLPSSTDSTPKNYNPNSMSQASSRPAPQQSAGRGRGMPQGAGQPQPQQPQQQQRPMPQPQQGGGARPMPQPQQGGGARPMGAPQQGGAPQQGAGRQLPQPTQQGGAPGGRGAPMGRGAPGGGPAGAGGRPLPTVAKPAPQPSRPTAKALYDYDASSTDELSFKEGDIIFIVQKDNGGWTQGELKSGQKGWAPTNYLQYN; this is encoded by the exons atg tCAAAAAAAGTTCAAGCCAAACAAGGTACGGATGATCTTGTTATGCTTCCCAAAGTTTCGGAAGATGAAATTtgtgaaaatttaaaaaaaagatatatgaatgattttatttat acaaatATTGGTCCAGTATTAATTTCAGTTAATCCatttagaaatttaaataattcaggACCAGATTTTATTGAAGCATATAGAGGTAAACATGCACAAGAAGTACCACCACATGTTTATCAATTAGCAGAATCAGCATACAGAGCAATGAAGAATGATCAAGAGAATCAATGTGTAATTATTTCTGGTGAATCTGGTGCAGGTAAAACAGAGGCAGCAAAATTGATTATGGGGTATGTTAGTGCAATTAGTGGTTCTACAGAGAAAGTAGAATATGTTAAACATGTAATTTTAGAATCCAATCCATTGTTAGAAGCATTTGGTAATGCAAAGACCTTacgtaataataattcttcacGTTTTGGTAAATATTTTGAGATTCAATTCGATAAGGCAGGTGATCCAGTTGGTGgtaaaatttacaattaccTTTTGGAGAAATCACGTGTAGTCTATCAAAATCCAGGTGAACGTAATTTCCATATTTTCTATCAACTTTTAGCAGGTGCATCAGCTCAAGAGAAAAGAGATTACGTTTTATCATCACCAGagagttattattatctcaATCAATCCCAATGTTATACAGTCGATGGTATTAATGATGTCTCTGATTATGCAGAGGTTAGACAAGCTATGGATACGATTGGTTTAACCGCTCAAGAACAAAGTGATATAATTAGAATTGTAGCCTGTGTACTTCATATTGgtaatatttatttcattgaAGATGATAAAGGTAATGCTGCAATTTACGATCCAAATGCATTGGAATTGGCTGCAAGTATGCTTTGTATCGATAGTGCAACACTTCAAAATGCTATCCTTTTCCGTGTAATTAATACTGGTGGTGCTGGTGGTGCTGGTAATCGTCGTTCAACCTATAACGTTCCACAAAATGTTGAACAAGCCAATGGTACAAGAGATGCATTGGCTCGTACAATTTATGATCGTATGTTCTCTTGGTTGGTAGAAAGAGTCAATCAATCTTTATCATACTATAAATCACCATATCAAAATGTTATTGgtattttagatattttcgGTTTTGAAATCTTTGAAAAGAATGGTTTCGAACAATTTTGTATCAATTTTGTAAATGAAAAACTTCAACAATTCTTTATTGAATTAACTTTAAAAGCAGAACAAGAAGAGTACGTTCGTGAAGGTATTAAATGGGaaccaattaaatatttcaacaaTCAAATCGTATGTGATTTAATCGAAGGTAAATCACCACCTGGTATTTTCAGTTTATTGGATGATATTTGTTCAACTCTTCATGCTCAATCAACTGGTACCGATCAAAAGTTTTTAGAGAAAATGGCCGGTATTTATGATGGTCATTTACATTGGAGAGGTATGACTGGTGCTTTCGCAATTAAACATTATGCTGGTGAAGTAACTTATGAGGCTGAGGGTTTCTCTGATAAGAATAAAGATACATTAttctttgatttaattgaagcCATTCAATGTAGTAAAATGCCTTTCCTTGCTTCACTTTTCAATGAAGATACTGGTTCCCTTCAAAAGAAAAGACCAACCACAGCtggtttcaaaattaaaacaagtgCTGGTGAATTAATGAAAGCCCTTTCACAATGTACACCACATTATATTCGTTGTATTAAACCAAATGAAACCAAAAAAGCCAAAGATTGGGAAAATTCACGTGTTAAACATCAAGTTCAATATTTGGGTCTTTTAGAGAATGTTAGAGTTAGAAGAGCAGGTTTCGCCTACAGAAATACATTTGATAAAGTATTAAAACGTTACAAGAAACTTTCAAGTAAAACTTGGGGTATTTGGGGTGAATGGAAAGGTGATGCAATCGAAGGTTGTAAAACCATTTTCCAAGATATGAATTTAGAAGCTGGTCAATGGCAATTGGGTAAAACCAAAGTATTCATTCGTCATCCAGAAACTGTATTCTTATTAGAGGAAGCATTGGATAAGAAAGATTTCGATTGTACTGCTAAAATTCAAAAAGCATTCCGTAATTGGAAAGCAAAGAAACATTCTTTGGAACAAAGAGCTCAAATCGCTCATAtgtttaaagataaaaaagaaagacaAAGAAATTCAATCGATAGAAAGTTCACTAGTGATTACATTGACTTTGAAAATCAATTTGGTTTACAAGAGGCAATGCAAAATGCACACAAGAAAGAAAGAGTCGTTTTCGCTGACACTGTCATAAAGATTGATCGTCGTGCCAAACAAAAGAATTATGAAATGGTTTTAACAGATCAAGCACTCTACTTTGTTGAGAAATCAATAAAGAAGAAAGTTTTGGTTCATACTTTGATTCGTCGTGTTGGTTTACGTGAAATTAAAGGTGTTTCAATCTCTACTCTCTCTGATAATGTCATTGTTTTCCATTTACCAGAGCATGATCAAGtcattgaaaatgataagaAAACTGAAATCATCATTGTTTTGGTTGAATATTTCAAAGCAATTGGAGGTGGTTCATTAAATGTTCAATTCTCTGATAGAATCAATTACACTTTGAAAAAAGGTgaacaaaaagaaatctCTTTCCAAAAATCTGAACAATGTCCAACTTTAGTCGTTAAAAAAGGTGGTAAAGGTTTAATTGGTACAATCGCTTCTGGTTTACCAAGTTCAACTGATTCAACTCCAAAGAATTATAATCCAAACTCAATGTCACAAGCTTCTTCTCGTCCTGCCCCACAACAAAGTGCTGGTAGAGGTAGAGGTATGCCACAAGGTGCTGgtcaaccacaaccacaacaaccacaacaacaacaaagaccaatgccacaaccacaacaaggTGGTGGTGCTCGTCCAAtgccacaaccacaacaaggTGGTGGTGCTCGTCCAATGGGTGCACCACAACAAGGTGGCGCTCCACAACAAGGTGCTGGTCGTCAATTACCACAACCAACTCAACAAGGTGGCGCTCCAGGTGGTAGAGGTGCTCCAATGGGTAGGGGTGCTCCAGGCGGTGGCCCAGCAGGTGCTGGTGGAAGACCATTACCAACTGTTGCTAAACCAGCTCCACAACCATCAAGACCAACTGCAAAAGCACTCTACGATTATGATGCAAGTTCAACTGatgaattatcatttaaagaaggtgatatcatttttatcGTTCAAAAAGATAATGGTGGTTGGACTCAAGGTGAATTAAAATCTGGTCAAAAAGGTTGGGCTCcaacaaattatttacaatataattaa
- the pde7 gene encoding cAMP phosphodiesterase has product MKYLILILIFFIEINNGSRLINSGNLFSELKDYYIPENLNYYSGGYSEQHCKDSSYITIPLGVTGGLDEGSLSSFLLTKKGSSLFIGLDAGTVWQGVRRLTMLQDFNSVFNITYPPWATLPEQRATWFIKNHIQGYLIGHSHLDHVGGLIVESAEDQLSPKKNELEVSQPEIYRGCIEMIHKMGYVSDFPNITSIPDQKKPIIGINETLYSMATDLFNGFVWPSLPNYGRYSYYYLGNGNQYSFKDLTPYANKYVTKVQNDFPFNHLVKSFEICHDSLTSTAFILTDSQSGEQIVFFSDTGISTTKCDWEFKILQVWRNIKIDKLKAVYIESSFTNEVADNVLFGHLRPKDIMKLMDSLLENSIQTSPPKTNLKHVKLIIEHIKPQVGMNQYYLTSQRMVYQQLQEINNHGVKVIIPNQGVPICL; this is encoded by the coding sequence atgaaatatttaattttaattttaatattttttattgaaattaataatggatCAAGACTTATAAATTCtggtaatttatttagtgaattaaaagattattacATTCcagagaatttaaattattatagtGGTGGATATTCAGAACAACATTGTAAAGACTCATCATATATAACGATACCATTGGGAGTTACTGGTGGATTAGATGAGGGTagtttatcatcatttttattaacaaaaaaaggGTCATCCTTGTTTATTGGATTAGATGCTGGTACAGTTTGGCAAGGAGTTAGGAGATTAACAATGCTTCAAGATTTTAATTCcgtttttaatattacttaTCCACCTTGGGCAACATTACCAGAACAAAGAGCTActtggtttattaaaaatcataTTCAAGGTTATTTGATTGGTCATAGTCATTTGGATCATGTTGGAggtttaattgttgaatctGCCGAAGACCAATTATCTCCAAAGAAAAATGAACTTGAAGTTAGTCAACCAGAGATTTATAGAGGTTGTATTGAAATGATTCATAAAATGGGCTATGTCTCTGATTTTCCAAATATTACTTCCATTCCAGATCAAAAGAAACCAATCATTGGTATTAATGAAACTTTATACTCTATGGCTactgatttatttaatggcTTTGTTTGGCCATCCTTACCAAATTATGGTCGTTAttcctattattatttaggaAATGGTAATCAATATtcttttaaagatttaacaCCATATGCAAATAAATATGTTACAAAAGTTCAAAATGATTTTCCATTCAATCATTTGGTaaaatcttttgaaatttgCCATGATTCTCTTACCTCAACTGCTTTCATTTTAACTGATTCTCAAAGTGGTGAACAAATTGTTTTCTTTTCTGATACTGGTATCTCAACAACCAAATGTGACTgggaatttaaaattttacaagtttggagaaatattaaaatcgaTAAATTAAAAGCTGTTTATATTGAATCCTCTTTCACAAATGAAGTTGCTGATAATGTATTATTTGGTCATTTACGTCCAAAAGATATTATGAAATTAATGGATTCATTACTAGAGAATTCAATTCAAACTTCACcaccaaaaacaaatttaaaacatgTTAAACTAATTATTGAACATATTAAACCACAAGTAGGTatgaatcaatattatttaactTCTCAACGTATGGtttatcaacaattacaagaaataaataatcatgGAGTTAAAGTTATAATTCCAAACCAAGGTGTACcaatttgtttataa
- the litaf gene encoding hypothetical protein (lipopolysaccharide-induced TNF factor homolog): MGQDNINLNKVDGQPSSPPQEQQQQQQYPPQGYPQQQQYPPQQGYPPQQYPPQQGYPPQQYPPQQGYPQQQPPQQYPAPVGAPQQPYMATQQVVVQQVYVQPTFGVVPVDCICQHCQTRMSTKTSYKSGSMVWLVCVLLIIFGCWLGCCLIPFGIDSLKDVQHKCSHCKKVLYRFDRMSGK; the protein is encoded by the exons atgggtcaagataatattaatttaaataaagttgaTGGTCAACCATCAAGTCCACCACAagaacagcaacaacaacaacaatatccaCCACAAGGTtatccacaacaacaacaatatccaCCACAACAAGGATACCCACCACAACAATATCCACCACAACAAGGATACCCACCACAACAATACCCACCACAACAAGGATacccacaacaacaaccaccacaacaatatCCAGCCCCAGTTGGTGCTCCACAACAACCATATATGGCAACTCAACAAGTCGTTGTTCAACAAGTTTATGTTCAACCAACTTTTGGTGTTGT aCCGGTTGATTGTATTTGCCAACATTGCCAAACTCGTATGTCAACTAAAACAAGCTACAAATCAGGTTCAATGGTTTGGTTAGTTTgcgttttattaattatcttTGGTTGTTGGTTAGGTTGTTGTTTAATTCCATTTGGTATTGACTCATTAAAAGATGTCCAACACAAATGTTCACATTGCAAGAAAGTT ttATACCGTTTCGATAGAATGAGTGGtaaataa
- the pXi gene encoding CAMK1 family protein kinase translates to MGKNIIAGSISSSIHKSYEIGSQIGNGKFAQVHSGTNKSTGKKSAIKIMKKSIVEESAIIKEIEMMTEINHQNIIKLQEVYETDNEVLLVLELVTGGELFDKIVEREFYTEQDASTLIGTVTKVIQYLHSKDIVHCDLKPENLLYSDNSDQAIIKLCDFGLSQRCGSGSPLRSLVGTLTYMAPEISSCTGYGKPVDLWSIGVISYILLCGFPPFDETTGYVLEFPSPEWDNISDSAKSLIKGLLNNDPSKRFTIDQTLKHPWIAGTTCGKNSIVGTLKTLREFNTLRRTNGGNTTMGHNKQSRSTVFELFPSLTPIKSNDENNNNNNNNNNNNNNNEILDKKSNENENENENDKIKINLELNLNNNVNNNNNNNNNTVILENNNNNLEKISTTKTTTTTSTINDSINKTKIQLMNSLDFENDSSSSETYSSSSPIENGGGGGDKFTSPELSSLSIDLGCASDQLNSDKEKIIEQLKNEKSLLQKELLEIKRQSPVPSPSSSFLNNHLQQQHNNNINNNNNNINNGGSTSINNGNGTIERQFRPIHMSKDSDSGSYENLLLGTSPFVKNHNNNNINNNNNNFCHSRNSSFGYGNSYNSSNGGSGCSSSSDESTGGSFKKDKSKYGVDRICLDLQSEFEKLSLPKETMDKLASVLSNYKQKNQEKSLKVKYEKQKDKYKKLKSQLKKDKSLLK, encoded by the exons atgggaAAGAATATAATAGCTGGTAGTATAAGTAGCTCAATTCATAAAAGTTATGAAATTGGATCACAAATTGGAAATGGAAAATTTGCACAAGTTCACTCTGGTACAAATAAAAGTACAGGAAAGAAATCagcaattaaaattatgaaaaaatcaattgttgAAGAATCTGcaataattaaagaaattgaaatgaTGACTGAAATTAATcatcaaaatattattaaattacaaGAAGTTTATGAAACTGACAATGAAGTTTTATTAGTTTTggaatt aGTAACAGGtggtgaattatttgataaaattgttgAAAGAGAATTTTATACAGAACAAGATGCATCAACGTTGATTGGAACAGTTACAAAAGTGATTCAATATTTACATTCAAAAGATATTGTACATTGTGATTTAAAACCAgagaatttattatattctgATAATAGTGATCAAGCAATTATAAAGTTATGTGACTTTGGATTATCACAACGTTGTGGATCGGGTAGTCCATTAAGATCATTGGTTGGCACATTGACCTATATGGCACCAGAGATATCGTCATGTACGGGCTATGGCAAACCAGTGGACCTTTGGAGTATTGGTGTTATCTCTTATATACTTTTATGTGGTTTTCCACCATTTGATGAAACCACTGGTTACGTATTGGAATTTCCATCACCAGAATGGGATAACATTTCAGATTCcgcaaaatcattaattaaaggtTTACTAAATAATGATCCATCAAAAAGATTTACAATTGATCAAACTTTAAAACATCCTTGGATAGCTGGTACAACTTGTGGTAAGAATTCAATTGTTGGTACTTTGAAAACTTTACGTGAATTCAATACCCTCAGAAGAACAAATGGTGGTAATACAACAATGGGTcataataaacaatcaagATCAActgtttttgaattatttccATCATTAActccaattaaatcaaatgatgaaaataataataataataataataataataataataataataataatgaaattttagataaaaaatcaaatgaaaatgaaaatgaaaatgaaaatgataaaattaaaattaatttagaattaaatttaaataataatgtaaataataataataataataataataatactgtaattttagaaaataataataataatttagaaaaaatatcaacaacaaaaacaacaacaacaacatcaacaattaatgattcaattaataaaactaaaattcaattaatgaattcattagattttgaaaatgatagtTCATCATCAGAAActtattcatcatcatcaccaattgaaaatggaggaggtggtggtgataaatTTACATCACCAGAACTTTCATCACTTTCAATAGATTTAGGATGCGCATCAGATCAATTGAATTctgataaagaaaaaattattgaacaattaaaaaatgaaaaatctttacttcaaaaagaattattagaaattaaaagacaATCACCTGTACCTTCACCATCTTCTTCATTcttaaataatcatttacaacaacaacataataacaatattaataataacaataataatattaataacggCGGTTCAACTAGTAtcaataatggtaatggtacaATTGAAAGACAATTTAGACCAATTCATATGTCAAAAGATAGTGATAGTGGTTCttatgaaaatttattacttGGTACAAGTCCATTTGTtaaaaatcataataataataatattaataataataataataacttttgTCATAGTAGAAATAGTAGTTTTGGTTATGGCAATAGTTACAATAGTAGTAATGGCGGCAGCGgctgtagtagtagtagcgATGAATCAACTGGtggttcatttaaaaaagataaatcaaaatatggCGTTGATAGAATTTGTTTGGATTTACAAtctgaatttgaaaaattatcattaccaaAAGAAACTATGGATAAATTAGCAAGCgtattatcaaattataaacaaaaaaatcaagaaaaaTCTCTAAAAGTTAAatatgaaaaacaaaaagataaatataaaaaattaaaatctcaattaaaaaaagataaatctttattaaaataa
- the mybI gene encoding myb domain-containing protein: MMNNQSMVRYQDGSYDFGSSPSPPVYSPIYRSPPPPPQPMYGTLPQYPRFLDNSHHQVMDNSDHEQQQQHHHHQQQQQQQQHHHQQQQQQQHHQQQQQQHHQQQQQHHHQQQQQQQQQLDKSYAPSNIVSELQRKIQFLEEEISRKRDTIEGLQSQVAKYEQEKQSEKKKQSRYWTPEEHSRFIEALSKYGHKDVKSISQYVSTRNPTQVRTHAQKYFLRIDRERGRKLESKESINGGADKDDDWLREEYNDEGSPTQYSSCSNSPTTNSVANPFSNSLIISSNNNNNSNSSNNNNNNNNNNNNNNNNNNININGSSGSNSNVNSGNSSPLIKRKREAVTITATQAKSALLYKDAVLAILPTSWTPSDYEQFSKGLISNIDQDDIHSLCKLIKENFLPMQSMENIESAYHAFQKAVLKQKDINNNNNNNNNNNNINNNNNNNINNNNSNNNNNNNNTNNNNNNNNNNNNTNNNNNNNNNNNNNSSNINNNNMNNSINNNNINNNGPNSPNLLSSQPQQINQQIIQQQLLNNNNNQNSNQNNNNNNNNNNNNIINNNNNNNNNSSNNNSNNNNNINNNNNSNNNNNGNNNSNNNNNNNNNNNNNNNNINNNNNNNNGNNINNNNNNNNNSSNQIIQQQQQVQQQQMQQQQMMMQNQIIPTLPMPSPQSQVLQSQFQPQQQMQQQMQMQYQQQQQQQQQQQQQQQQQQQQQQQQQQQQQQQQQQQQQQQQQQQQIYQQNLNSNSGNSSPNISSINGDFVRSPNYNNKKRPPPVNVSRPEFPVTPLSGSPSHSPAQSPHYNLNNGNNNNGNGSSNSSSYSGNQSPLGLVPSPSLSLHPPSPLITSPTSHSIRWPGPLNNTLMYDYRRMEPSHGINYVPLQQSPHAPPQQSPHFNNNSNNNNNNSNNNSNNSNNNSSGSSGINISDLNNSSDENNNSSNNSSNGSGSWHQYQATDSPTGWGMNQTITAFSNTSLSINNSQS, encoded by the coding sequence atgatgAATAATCAAAGTATGGTTAGATATCAAGATGGTTCATATGATTTTGGATCATCACCATCTCCACCAGTGTATAGTCCAATTTATAGATCAcctcctcctcctcctcaGCCTATGTATGGGACTTTACCTCAATATCCAAGATTTCTTGATAATTCACATCATCAAGTAATGGATAATAGTGAtcatgaacaacaacaacaacatcatcaccatcaacaacaacaacagcaacaacaacatcatcatcaacaacaacaacaacaacaacaccatcaacaacaacaacaacaacatcaccaacaacaacaacaacaccaccaccaacaacaacaacaacaacaacaacaacttgaTAAATCATATGCACCATCAAATATTGTTTCAGAACTTCAAAGAAAAATCCAATTTTTAGAAGAAGAAATTTCAAGAAAAAGAGATACAATCGAAGGATTACAATCACAAGTTGCCAAATATGAACAAGAGAAACAGtctgaaaaaaagaaacaatcaCGTTATTGGACACCTGAAGAACATTCAAGATTTATTGAAGCATTAAGTAAATATGGTCATAAAGATGTTAAATCCATTTCACAATATGTCTCAACAAGAAATCCAACTCAGGTTCGTACACATGCACAAAAGTATTTCCTTAGAATTGATCGTGAACGTGGTAGAAAACTTGAATCTAAAGAATCTATTAATGGTGGCGCagataaagatgatgattGGTTACGTGAAGAATATAATGACGAAGGTAGTCCAACACAGTATTCTTCATGTTCAAATTCACCAACCACAAATTCTGTGGCAAATCCATTctcaaattcattaataataagtagtaataataataataatagcaacagtagtaataataataataataataataataataataataataataataataataataatattaatataaatggtagtagtggtagtaatagtaatgtaAATAGTGGTAACAGTAGTcctttaataaaaagaaaaagagaagcCGTTACAATCACCGCAACCCAAGCAAAATCTGCACTCTTATATAAAGATGCAGTACTTGCAATCTTACCAACCTCTTGGACGCCCTCAGATTATGAACAATTCTCAAAaggtttaatttcaaatatcgATCAAGATGATATTCATTCActttgtaaattaattaaagaaaactTTTTACCAATGCAATCAATGGAAAATATTGAATCTGCTTATCATGCTTTTCAAAAAGCAGTTTTGAaacaaaaagatataaataataataataataacaataacaataataataatattaataataataataataataatattaataacaataatagtaataataataataataataataatactaataataataataataataataataacaataacaatactaataataataataataataataacaataataacaataatagttcaaatattaataataataatatgaataatagtataaataataataatataaataataatgggcCAAATAGCCCAAATCTTTTATCAAGTCAACCCCAACAAATTAATCAACAAAttatacaacaacaacttttgaataataataataatcaaaatagtaatcaaaataataataataataataataacaacaacaataatattattaataataataacaataacaataataatagtagtaataataatagtaataataataataatattaataataacaataatagtaacaataataataatggtaataataatagtaacaacaataataacaataataataataataataataataataataatattaataataacaataacaacaataatggtaataatattaataataacaataacaacaataataatagtagtaatcaaataatacaacaacaacaacaagtccaacaacaacaaatgcaacagcaacaaatgATGATGCAAAACCAAATAATACCAACTCTACCAATGCCATCACCTCAATCACAAGTTTTACAATCACAATTCCagccacaacaacaaatgcaacaacaaatgcaaatgcaatatcaacaacaacaacaacaacaacaacaacaacaacaacaacaacaacaacaacaacaacaacaacaacaacaacaacaacaacaacaacaacagcaacaacaacaacaacagcaacaacaacagcaacaacaaatatatcaacaaaatttaaatagtaatagtggaAATTCATCTCCAAATATTTCTAGTATAAATGGCGATTTTGTGAGATCaccaaattataataataaaaaacgaCCACCACCTGTAAATGTATCAAGACCTGAATTTCCAGTTACACCATTATCAGGTTCACCATCTCATTCACCTGCCCAATCACCacattataatttaaataatggaaataataataatggtaatggtagtagtaatagtagtagctATAGTGGTAATCAATCACCATTGGGTTTAGttccatcaccatcattatcactTCATCCACCATCACCTTTAATAACTTCACCAACTTCTCATTCAATTCGTTGGCCTGGCCCATTAAATAATACTTTAATGTATGATTATAGAAGAATGGAACCAAGTCATGGAATTAATTATGTTCCATTACAACAATCTCCTCATGCTCCACCACAACAATCTCCAcattttaataacaatagtaacaacaataataataacagtaataataatagtaataatagtaataataatagtagcgGTAGTAGTGGAATCAATATAAgcgatttaaataatagcagtgatgaaaataataatagtagtaataatagtagtaacgGATCAGGTTCATGGCATCAATATCAAGCAACGGACTCTCCAACTGGTTGGGGGATGAACCAAACAATAACAGCTTTTTCAAATACCTCACTTTCTATAAATAACTCacaaagttaa